In Jannaschia sp. W003, the genomic stretch GCCATCGTGCAGGCCGCGCTGGAACGCGGCGAGGGCACGCTCGGGCTCGGCGGCTCGCTCTACGTCTCAACGGGCACGTTCACGGGCCGCTCGCCCAAGGACAAGCACGTGGTGCGCACCCCCGGCGTCGAGGACGCCATCTGGTGGGAGAACAACGCCGCGCAGACCCCCGAGGGCTTCGCCGCCCTGCGCGCCGACATGCTCGCGCACATGCGGGGCCGCGACTTCTTCGTACAGGACCTCTACGGCGGCGCCGATCCGGCCCACCGCCTCGACGTGCGCGTGGTGACCGAGCTGGCGTGGCACTCGCTGTTCATCCGCCACATGCTGCGCCGCCCGGATGCCTCCGAGCTGGCCACCTTCGTGCCCGAGTACACGATCGTGAACTGCCCCTCGTTCAAGGCCGACCCCGCGCGCCACGGCGTGCGCTCCGAGGTGGCCATCTGCCTGAACCTCGAGGCGCGCGAGATCCTGATCTGCGGCACCGAGTACGCGGGCGAGAACAAGAAGTCGGTGTTCACGCTGCTGAACTACATCCTGCCCGAGCGCGGCGTGATGCCGATGCACTGCTCGGCCAACCACGCAGTCGGCAAGCCCACGGACGCGGCCGTGTTCTTCGGCCTGTCGGGCACCGGCAAGACCACGCTCTCGGCCGACCCGGGCCGGGTGCTGATCGGCGACGACGAGCACGGCTGGTCGGAGCGCGGCATCTTCAACTTCGAGGGCGGCTGCTACGCCAAGACCATCAACCTCTCCCGCGACGCCGAGCCGGAGATCTACGACACCACCACGAAGTTCGGCACCGTGATCGAGAACATGGTGTTCGACCCCGAGACGCTGGAGCTCGACTTCGAGGACGACTCGATCACCGCCAACACCCGCTGCGCCTACCCGCTGGACTACATCTCGAACGCCTCGGAGACCGCCCTGGGCGGGCACCCGCGCAACGTGGTGATGCTCACCTGCGACGCCTACGGCGTCTTGCCCCCCATCGCGCGGCTGACGCCGGCGCAGGCGATGTACCACTTCCTCTCCGGGTTCACCTCCAAGGTGGCGGGCACCGAGCGCGGCGTGACCGAGCCGCAGCCGACCTTCTCGACCTGCTTCGGCGCGCCCTTCATGCCGCGCCGCCCCGAAGTCTACGGGAACCTCCTGCGCGACAAGATCGCGCGCCACGGCTCGGACTGCTGGCTGGTGAACACCGGCTGGACCGGTGGCGCCTACGGCACCGGGAGCCGGATGCCGATCAAGGCCACGCGCGCCCTGCTGACCGCCGCCCTGAACGGCTCGCTGGCGAAGGGGCGCTTCCGCACCGACCCGAACTTCGGCTTCGAGGTGCCCTGCTCCGCCGAGGGCGTGGCCGACGTGCTGCTCGACCCGCGCCGGACCTGGACCGACAAGGAGGCCTACGACGCCCAGGCGGCGAAGCTGGTCGAGATGTTCGCGCGGAACTTCCAGCAATACGCCCGGCACATCGACGACGACGTGAAGGCATGCGCCCTCGGCTGATCCCCCTGCTGCTGCTCGCCTGCGCCCTGCCCTTCGGGGCGGCGCAGGCCCGGGTACGGCTGGTGGAGGCGGGCATCGTCTGCCCCGCCCTGCGCGAGGCGTCCGGGCAACGCCCCGCGCCGGACACCCAGACCGGCACGGTCGACATCCTCTCGGCCGGGGTAGAGTTCGACCTGCCCGACCGCGTGGTCCCCGCCATGCAGCATCTCGGCTTCGGCCTGCGGGTGGAGGTGGAGGCGGGCGAGCCCGAGACCGAGCTGCTGATCGTGGTGGAGCACCCGCCGACCGGACCCGAGGGCGTGACCCGCGAGAGCTGGACGCAGGTCGCCGCGGGGGGCGAGCGCTCGCTCAACCTCTTCACCTTCGACTACCCCTACGAGATGGTGCCCGGCCCCTGGACCTTCAGCATAGAGGTCGAGGGCGAGCGCGTGGTTGAGGTGCCCTTCACCGTGGGCGACCGCTTCGCGAATGCCCGCGTCGACGCGGCGTGCCTGGAGATGCTGAACGCCTGAGCGGTCAGAGACCGGCGAGCCCCTTGCGCACGAGGTTCGCGCCCGCCACCACCAGCAGCACCAGCGTGGCCCGGCGGAACAGCGACGCGTCCATGCGGTCCTGCAGCCGGAACCCCGCCCACATGCCCAGGAGCGCCGGGGCGAGCAGCGCGGCCGAGAACGGCGCCGTCTCGGCGTTCAGGACCCCCGAGCGCAGGTGCGCCAGCACCAGCACCACCGACCCCGCGCCGTAGATCACCCCCTGCACCACCATCTGCCGCACCTTGGGCGTGTCGATCGCCAGCAGGAACAGCACCGTCGTCGGCCCCCAGGTGCCCGCGAGCCCGCCCAGCACGCCCGAGACCAGGCCCACGCCCCACTCCGCCGCGCGTCGCCGCCCCGGCGGCACGTGGAGCCGCAGCCCTGCAAGTTGCACCAGCGCCAGCGCCACCACGGGGATACCGAGCACGAGGAAGAAGGTCTCGCGCCCGAGGTTGGCCGCGAGCTGCGCCGTGGCGAAGATCGCAACGATCACCATGAGGAGGTAGCGCCAGTGCAGCCGCGCCGCCTCCGTGGCCGGGGCCAGCCCGGTGCGGAAGGTCTGCCACCCGTTCGTCACCAGCACCGGCACGAGGATGCCCGCCAGCGCCAGCTTCGGGTCGAGGAAGCTCGACAGGCCCGAGATCAGGACCAGCGGCAATGCGAATCCCACCATGCCCTTCACCACCCCGGCGAAGAGGGCGATCCCGAGGGCGAGGGTCCAGTCGAGCGGGGAAAGGGCGTCCATGCCGCCGGCCTACGCCGTGTCGCCGCGCCGCACCAGTGGGGGGGCGGCGGGACAGGAAACACCGCTTGCACCCGCGGCATCCGCAACTATGTTTCGCTGCAACTGCGAGATGCCGCCCCGAGGGGCCGCGAGACAGGAGCCGACCGATGCCCCATGATGGCCAGATGACCCCCGACCTCGCCCCCACCCCGCTGGGCGACCTGCTCGACACCACGCGCGAGGCCGCCGCCGCCGCTGGCACGATGCGCGACGCTGCCGCCGCCGCCGTGCGGGCCCGCGTCGCCCCGGACGGCGCGGTCGATGCGGCGCTCCTCGAGCGCGAGCAGACCGCCGCCCACGCCCTCGCCTGGATCGCCACATACGCCGAGGCGCTCGCGCAGATGCAGGCCTGGGCCGAGCGGTTGGAGGCCGAGGGCGCCTTCGGCGAGGCCGAGGCGCTGATCCATCAGGTCGCCTTCGGAGAGTACCTCGCACAGCTCCGCGGTGGCCTGCCCATGAGCCAAGGCGAGATCGCCCGCCCGGAGGCGCTCGGCATCGAAGGCCCCCGCGGAGCGGCCGTGGATGCGCTGATCGCAGGCGGCAACACCCCCGCCGCCCGCGCCCGCCTCGTGGCGCTCCTGCGCGAATCCACCGCGAACGCCACCTTCGGCGCCACCGGCCTGGACGAGGAGCTGGAGATGATCCGCGACCAGTTCCGCCGCTGGGCGGCGGACCGCGTCGCCCCCCACGCCCATGGTTGGCACCTGCGCGACGAGCTGATCCCCATGGAGATCGTCGAGGAGATGGCCGAGCTGGGCGTGTTCGGCCTGACGATTCCCGAGGAGCACGGCGGCCTCGGCATGCCCAAGGCCGCCATGTGCGTCGTCTCCGAGGAGCTGTCGCGCGGGTACATCGGCGTCGGCTCCTTGGGCACCCGCTCCGAAATCGCCGCCGAGCTGGTGCTCGCGGGCGGCACCGAAGCGCAGAAGGCCCACTGGTTGCCGAAGTTGGCCAGCGGCGAGGTGCTGCCCACGGCCGTGTTCACCGAGCCCAACACCGGCTCCGACCTCGGGAGCTTGCGCACGAAGGCGGTCCCCGACGGCGACGACTGGCGGATCACGGGGAACAAGACCTGGATCACCCACGCCGCGCGCACCCACGTGATGACCGTGCTGGCCCGCACTGTCGAGGGTACCGACGACTGGCGCGGCCTGTCGATGTTCCTGGCCGACAAGACCCCCGGGACCGACGCCGCCCCCTTCCCCGACGAAGGGCTCTCGGGCGGCGAGATCGAGGTGCTCGGCTACCGGGGCATGAAGGAGTACACGGTCAACTTCGACGACTTTCCCGTCACCGGCGCCAACCTCCTCGGCGAGGTCGAGGGCCAGGGCTTCAAGCAGCTCATGCAGACCTTCGAGTCGGCGCGCATCCAGACCGCGGCCCGCGCCATCGGCGTGGCCCAGTCGGCGCTCGACGAGGGGCTGGCCTACGCCGAGTCGCGCCAGCAGTTCGGCAAGCCGCTCGTCGCCTTCCCGCGCGTGGCCGACAAGCTGGCGATGATGGCGGTCGAGATCATGGTGACGCGCCAGCTCACCTACCACTCCGCCCGCCGCAAGGACGAGGGCCACCGCTGCGACCTGGAGGCGGGCATGGCCAAGCTGCTCGGCGCCCGCGTGGCATGGGCCGCGGCCGACAACGCGCTCCAGATCCACGGCGGCAACGGCTTCGCGCTGGAGTACAAGATCAGCCGGATTCTGTGCGATGCCCGGATCCTGAACATCTTCGAGGGTGCAGCGGAGATTCAGGCGCAAGTCATCGCGCGTCGGTTGCTTGCGTAGCCGACTACGGACGACGACCCGCACGCGCCGGCCGTGAGCCGGGGCCTACGCCGAGGGCAGCGCTGCCGCCGCGGAGCGGTGCGCCAACGGTAGGCGGAGGCCCCGGCGCAAAGCCGGGGCTTGTCCCTCAGACCGACCACCCCCACCCCGGCAAGGCCCCGCCACCGCCGCCGGCGCCCCCCTTGCCCCCACCCCGCCCATCCCCCACGGTCCGCGCCGGGAGGTGCCCCATGGCCCATGTCCTTCTCACCGGCATCTCCGGATTCGTCGCACGCCGCACCGCCCGCGCGCTGCTCGACGCCGGCCACCGGGTGCGCGGATCGGTCCGCTCCGAAGGTGCGGCGCAGGCGGTGCGCGCGCTCTTCGCGGGCGCCGGCGACCGGCTGGAGCTGGTGCGCCTCGACCTCGGGAACGACGCGGGCTGGCGCGAGGCCGCGACCGGCGTGGACGCCGTGGTCCACACCGCCTCGCCCTTCCCGCTCGCCACCGACCCCGCCGACCCGGACGTCCTCGTGCGCCCTGCCGTCGACGGCACCCGCCGCGCGCTGGAGGCGGCACGGGACGCCGGCGTCGCCCGCGTCGTCCTGACCTCCTCCGTGGCCGCCGTGATCCACGGCCCCCGCCCCGAAGGCCGTCCCC encodes the following:
- a CDS encoding phosphoenolpyruvate carboxykinase, with translation MTQRVNPDHTLETQGFAGLGEVHYNLLEPAIVQAALERGEGTLGLGGSLYVSTGTFTGRSPKDKHVVRTPGVEDAIWWENNAAQTPEGFAALRADMLAHMRGRDFFVQDLYGGADPAHRLDVRVVTELAWHSLFIRHMLRRPDASELATFVPEYTIVNCPSFKADPARHGVRSEVAICLNLEAREILICGTEYAGENKKSVFTLLNYILPERGVMPMHCSANHAVGKPTDAAVFFGLSGTGKTTLSADPGRVLIGDDEHGWSERGIFNFEGGCYAKTINLSRDAEPEIYDTTTKFGTVIENMVFDPETLELDFEDDSITANTRCAYPLDYISNASETALGGHPRNVVMLTCDAYGVLPPIARLTPAQAMYHFLSGFTSKVAGTERGVTEPQPTFSTCFGAPFMPRRPEVYGNLLRDKIARHGSDCWLVNTGWTGGAYGTGSRMPIKATRALLTAALNGSLAKGRFRTDPNFGFEVPCSAEGVADVLLDPRRTWTDKEAYDAQAAKLVEMFARNFQQYARHIDDDVKACALG
- a CDS encoding acyl-CoA dehydrogenase family protein — its product is MPHDGQMTPDLAPTPLGDLLDTTREAAAAAGTMRDAAAAAVRARVAPDGAVDAALLEREQTAAHALAWIATYAEALAQMQAWAERLEAEGAFGEAEALIHQVAFGEYLAQLRGGLPMSQGEIARPEALGIEGPRGAAVDALIAGGNTPAARARLVALLRESTANATFGATGLDEELEMIRDQFRRWAADRVAPHAHGWHLRDELIPMEIVEEMAELGVFGLTIPEEHGGLGMPKAAMCVVSEELSRGYIGVGSLGTRSEIAAELVLAGGTEAQKAHWLPKLASGEVLPTAVFTEPNTGSDLGSLRTKAVPDGDDWRITGNKTWITHAARTHVMTVLARTVEGTDDWRGLSMFLADKTPGTDAAPFPDEGLSGGEIEVLGYRGMKEYTVNFDDFPVTGANLLGEVEGQGFKQLMQTFESARIQTAARAIGVAQSALDEGLAYAESRQQFGKPLVAFPRVADKLAMMAVEIMVTRQLTYHSARRKDEGHRCDLEAGMAKLLGARVAWAAADNALQIHGGNGFALEYKISRILCDARILNIFEGAAEIQAQVIARRLLA
- a CDS encoding sulfite exporter TauE/SafE family protein, whose protein sequence is MDALSPLDWTLALGIALFAGVVKGMVGFALPLVLISGLSSFLDPKLALAGILVPVLVTNGWQTFRTGLAPATEAARLHWRYLLMVIVAIFATAQLAANLGRETFFLVLGIPVVALALVQLAGLRLHVPPGRRRAAEWGVGLVSGVLGGLAGTWGPTTVLFLLAIDTPKVRQMVVQGVIYGAGSVVLVLAHLRSGVLNAETAPFSAALLAPALLGMWAGFRLQDRMDASLFRRATLVLLVVAGANLVRKGLAGL
- a CDS encoding DUF3859 domain-containing protein yields the protein MRPRLIPLLLLACALPFGAAQARVRLVEAGIVCPALREASGQRPAPDTQTGTVDILSAGVEFDLPDRVVPAMQHLGFGLRVEVEAGEPETELLIVVEHPPTGPEGVTRESWTQVAAGGERSLNLFTFDYPYEMVPGPWTFSIEVEGERVVEVPFTVGDRFANARVDAACLEMLNA